CAGCGATAACCGAATATGATCTAATCATCTCGCCATCAGCACCAAATGCAAATGCAGCAAGACCAAGAATTAAAAACACGATCTTTTTCATCGTTGCTCCTTTAAAATTTTAAAGCTCTTTCGGATCTGTCCCCTACTTAAACTTTATGAGCCGTAATATTACAAAAACAAAACTTTGTTTCAAATAAAAACACTAAAAATTTAAATTGCCTATGAAAAATTCTTGGCTTAGAAAAATAAAAGTTTTTTTATGTTATCTTTGAAAAAATTAATTTATTCTTAATCTCAGGTAATCAATGATAAATGAAAAATTTTCAAAAATAGGCTTTGTTCTTGCGATGGCAGGATCGGCTGTTGGACTTGGTAATGCATGGAAATTTCCAACAATGGTAGGAAACAATGGCGGTTCAGCATTTATAGTTTTATATTTACTTCTCACGTTTGCTATTGCTTTTGTAGCATTTTTAGCGGAGCTTAGCATTGGTAAGCTTGGTGAGAGTGACGTTGTAAGCTCCATTTATAAACTTGCTCCAAAACACAAAAAAATATGGTCTTTTTCAGGCTTTTTTATGATAGGAGCGATACTTATTGCTTCGTTTTATATGGTTGTCATTGGCTGGATATTAAAATACATTTATCTTAGTTTTTCGCCACTTTTGGCTGATACTAAAGAAGCAGCAACGCAGTTTAATACACTTTTGGCAAATGATCTAACCAGTGCCGTGCTTTGCTTTAGTCTAGTCTTTTTAATGGTATTTTTTGCTGTTTCAAAAGGTGTGAAAAGTGGCATTGAAAAGCTAAATATCTGGATGATGCCGAGTCTTTTTATACTGCTTGTTTGTATACTTTTTTATGCAATTAGTATGGGCGATGGCTTTGTTAAGGCGGCTAAATTTTTATTTGTACCAAATTTTAGCGCGATCACGCCAGATGTTATTTTACAAGCTCTTGGACTCGCGTTCTTCTCGCTATCTATGGGCGTTGGTGTAATACCAACATACGCTGCAAATTTACCAGAGCAGACAAATCTTATAAAATCAACGCTTTCTATCATCTTTATAAACATATTAATAGGCATTATGATGGGACTTGTGGTCTTTACGTTTATATTTGCTTATGGAGCTGATAGCACGGCAAGTGGCCCGGGGCTTATTTTTATCTCACTTGTTACGCTCTTTGCAAAACTTGGGATAGTTGGCAATGTCATGGCTATCGCATTTTTTGTTTCACTTTTATTTGCTGGTGTTACAAGTGCTGTTTCGATGATCGAACCATTTGCTTATTATTTGGTTAGAAAATTTGAAATTTCACGCAAAAAGGCTCTTATTTATATTGGAATTTTTGTCTATATCTTAGGCCTTTTTTGTATTTTTTCATATTATGCACAGACGGCTAATATCTTTAGTATTTTTGGTAAGCCAGTCTTTGATGCACTTGATTTTCTTACTTCAAACATAATGATGCCAATAGGTGCCATAATTTTTAGTTTTTTTGTTGGCTATAAACTTAAAAAAGAGAGCCTATATCTACTCTTTGGCGAATTTATGGGAAAAGTATTCTTTGAAATTTGGTACTTCACTCTAAGATATATCGTGCCAATTGCAATTTGTGCCATCATGATCTATCAAATAGCAGGTAAATGATGGATAGATTTAGTAAAGTTGGTTTTGTTCTTTCTATCATTGGAGCGGCTATTGGTCTTGGTAATGCATGGAAATTTCCATATATGGTCGGTAGTAACGGTGGTTCAGCATTTATTCTTATATATCTATTTTTTGCTTTTGTTGTTGGACTTAGTATATTTTTTGCTGAGATGGCAATGGGTAAAATTTCACGCCTTGACACGGTTGGAGCATTTAAAAGTCTAGCTACAAAGGGGGCAAATTCTTGGAAATTTGCTGGTGTTGTGATGGTGACAGGGCTATTCATCGCATCTTTTTACACGCTTATTATCGGCTGGGTTTTAAAATACGTTATCTTAAGTCTTGGCGAGCTTCCAAAAGATATGGCAAGCTCAGAAGCGCTTTTTGTAAATTTTACTTCAAAGGGCATAGAGGAGCAAATTTTATATTTTAGCATCGCCTTTTTTGCCTACTTTTTTATACTTACAAAAGGTATAAAAAGTGGAATAGAGCGTATAAATGTATATCTTATTCCAGCACTTTTTATTTTACTTTTGCTTATGCTTGGCTACTCTTTTGGTATGAATGGATTTGATGAGGCGGCTAAATTTTTACTAGTACCTGATTTTTCAAAGATAGATCAAGGCGCTATCTTAAATGCTCTTGGATTAGCTTTTTTTACGATGTGTATTGGCATTGGCTGCATTTTAACCTACTCATCAAGCCTAGGCAATGATACAAATTTATTCACTTCATCACTTTATGTAGTCTTTGCAAATATAATTATTAGCGTAATTATAGGGCTTATAGTTTTTACATTCACCTATGAATTTGGCTCAGAGCCATCAAAGGGTGCAGGGTTAGCATTTATCTCACTTCCAACGCTTTTTGCAAAGCTTGGTTTGCTTGGAAATTTCTTGGCTTTTGCATTTTTTACATCTTTATTTTTTGCTGGTATAACATCGGTTATTTCGCTAGTCGAGCCATTTATATTTTTCTTAAATAAAAGCTTGGGATTTAGTAGAAATAGATCAATTATCATTGTCGGTGCCGTAGTTTATCTTTTGGGAATTTTATGTGCGTTAAGCGGTATTGGTGATTTTAAAGAAGCACTTACATTTTTTGGTAAGAGCTTTTTTGATTTGCTTGATTATCTTAGCTCAAACATTATGCTCCCACTTGGTGGCATTATATTTGCCATTTTTGTTGGGTACTTTATGAAATTTGAGCTTTTAAAAGAACTATTTTTGCCTTATATGGGTGAGATTGTTTTTAAAATTTGGTATTTTTTAATAAGGTTTGTGGCACCAGTTCTAGTTTTTGTGGTGTTAGTAAGGGAGATTGCATAATGGCAAAAGAACAGTTTTCTAAAATAGGTTATGTTTTAGCAGTTGCAGGGTCAGCTGTTGGACTTGGCAATGCATGGAAATTTCCATACATGGTCGGTGAAAATGGCGGATCAGCATTTGTTATTTTATATCTTTTGATAACGTTTTTAGTTGGCATACCTATCTTTATGGCAGAGCTAAGTATTGGCAAGCTTAGCGAAAGTGATAGTGTAAATGCCTTTAGAAAGTTGGCGAATAAAAATAAAAATTTATGGCAACTGGTTGGAATTTTAGCTATGGTAACCGCAGCTATAATCTCATCTTATTATATTGTGATCATCGGCTGGGTCTTTAAGTATTTCACACTATCTTTTACCGGTCTTCCAAACGATATAGAAAGTTCAAAGGTAATATTTAACGAGCTTCTTACGCATGGTCTTGGCGAGCAGATGCTTTATTTTGTTATTGCATTTGTAGCTTGCTTTTTTATCCTTTCAAAAGGTGTGAAAAGTGGCATTGAAAAGCTAAATGTTTGGATGATGCCAAGCCTATTTATCATGGTTTTAATCATGCTTATCTTTTCTATGACAATGAATGGCTTTACAAAATCGGCTGAGTTTTTACTTGTTCCTGATTTTAGTAAAATTTCATTTAACTCGCTCTTGCTTGCTCTTGGGCTTGCTTTTTGGACACTATCTCTTGGTATGGCAGCTATCATTACATATTCAGCTAGCTTAAGTGATGATACAAATTTAGCTACTTCTACGCTAAGTATCGTTTTTATAAACATCGTCCTAGCCATTATGATGGGTCTTGTTATCTTTACATTTATATTTGAATTTGGCGCAGAGCCGTCTCAAGGACCAGGACTTGTCTTTATCTCGCTTCCAACGCTCTTTGCTAAGCTTGGTGTGATAGGTCAAATTTTAGCTGTAGCATTTTTTGCAGCGCTTATCTTTGCTGGCATTACTTCAGCTATCTCTATCGTAGAGCCGTTTGTATTTTTCTTGATCAGAGAGTATGGCATTAGCAGGATAAAAGCTCTTAGCATAGTTGGAGCCGGTGTTTTTGTATTGGGATTTTTATGTCTTTTATCAAATATAGAAAATGTTGGCGACAAATTTATGCTCTTTGGTAAAAATTTCTTTGATTTTCTTGATTTTACCGCTTCAAATGTTCTGCTTCCAATTAGTGGTATTGGTGGAGCGATATTCGTTGGATATTTTATGAAAAGAGAAGCACTTTATGTGCTATTTAGTCCATATATGAGCGACTTTGTATTTAGTGCGTGGTATTTTTTATTAAGATATGTGGCGCCAGTTTGCGTCTTTATCATCATGATAAATAAATTGTTTTTTTAAGGGTTGTTTATGCAAAAAGTTGAGAAATTTTTTGATAAGGTAGGCGATATAGTCGGCTATATTTGCATGTTTATTATGGCTTTGATGATAATAGACGTCTTTTTTAACGTTGTGGCAAGATATTTTTTCTCTTATGGAAATGTCGCATTTCAGGAGCTTGAGTGGCATTTTTTTGCTGTAATATTTTTGCTTGGCATGAGCTATGCATTAAAAGAAGATGCACATGTTAGAGTTGATATCTTTTATGCTAAATTTTCACCAAAAAATAAAGCTCTTGTAAATATGATAGGAACTGTTATTTTTGTAATCCCATTTGCACTTCTGGTTTCAAATTTATCGTTTGAATTTGTGAGTGACGCTTATACTTCAGCTGAAGCTAGTGCGGATCCAGGCGGCCTTACTCACAGATGGATCATAAAAGCACTTATTCCTTTTTCTTTTTATCTACTTGTATTTTTTGCGATTGGCTTTTTTATAAGAAATTTTAATCTTTACAAAAAAGCTAAAAAGGGGGAATAATGGCTGGTTTGATAATGTTTATAGCTGCACTTTTGATGCTAGGCATTGGCTTTCCGGTAGCCTTTACCTTTGGTGCGGTTTCGATGATATTTGGCATGATTGGTAGTATTGTTGAGAGCATTGGAGACGGAGATGGGCTGCTTGGAAGTATCGAAGTTTTCAAAGATATGTTTAACTTCATGCCTTATAGAATTTTCTCTATCATGGAGAGTAGAATTTTTATAGCAGTTCCACTTTTTGTATTTATGGGCGTCGTGCTTCAAAAGTCAAAACTAGCCGAGAGGCTACTTGAGAGCATGGGTATGCTTTTTGGAGAAATTCGCGGAGGTATTGCTATTAGCACTATCTTGGTTGGAGCACTTCTTGCAGCTTCAACTGGTGTTGTTGGTGCAAGTGTCGTTGCAATGGGCGTTATAAGCTTACCTGTTATGTTAAAGTATAAATACGACCAAGCGCTAGGTTGTGGCACTATATGTGCTGCTGGTACGCTTGGACAGATCATTCCACCTTCTATCGTGTTGATTATTTTGGGTGATATATTTTCAGTGCCAGTTGGTGAGCTTTTTCATCAAGCCATCATCCCAGGACTCACACTAGTAGCAGTTTATATCATTTATATTTTGATTGTTGCTTATTTGAAACCAGATACTGCACCGGTAGTAAAAGATGAGAGCGGTGTTAGTAAATTTAAGCAGATCATGAGAGCACTAATCGCTATCTTTCCACCTCTTTTACTGGTTATTTGCGTATTGGGTTCTATATTTGCAGGTATCGCTACACCAACTGAAAGTTCAGCTTTTGGCTGCGTCGGAGCCATTATTTTAGCTATTTTTTATAGGACATTTTCATTTTCTATGATAAAAGAGGCATTGGCTGAAAGCGTAAAAACCACAGCACTTGTCTTTGCCATACTTGTTGGTGCGACAGCCTTTTCTATGGTATTTAGTTACACTGGTGGCGATGAGATTGTTGAAAAATTTATGACAAATTTACCAGGCGAGAAGTGGGGCTTTATCATTTTTAGTATGGTTGTCATCTTTGTGCTTGGCTTTTTTATCGACTTTGTTGAAATTTCATACATTGTGCTTCCTATCTTGGTGCCAATAGCCGCAAAGCTTGGTATAAATCCAATTTATCTAGCAATCTTAGTTGCTATGAATTTACAAACTTCATTTTTGACGCCGCCATTTGGTTTTAGCTTATTTTTCCTAAGGTCAGTCGCACCAGCTGAGATAAAAACGACTGCTATTTATAAAGGCGTTGTGCCTTATATTTTTATTCAGCTTGCTGTACTTGTATTTTTCTGCGTCTTTCTAATGGAATTAAAGCCAATGCTTGATGCGAGCCACGGCGGATTATTAAACTTCTTGCTCTCACTTTTTAAATGATATAAAAGTTTTTGGTTGTAAAATACCAAGAAACAAGCAAAATGGCTAATTTGAGTTTCTAACCAGATTAGCCATTTTCTATGAATTCTTTAAATAAATTTATAAAATTAATGAGGTGGGTGATGGCGAAGAAATTTATCGATGTTATGGATACGACCTTTAGAGATGGCTTTCAGTCAGTTTATGGCGCTAGAGTGCTTATGAATGACTTTTTGCCTGCGCTTGAAGCAGCCAAAGAGGCTGGCATAGAGCATTTTGAATTTGGTGGCGGAGCGAGATTTCAAAGCCTTTATTTTTACCTAAATGAAGATGCTTTTGCGATGATGGATAAATTTAGAAGCATCGTAGGACCAAAAGCAAATCTTCAAACCCTAAGTAGGGGCGTAAATACCGTCACACTTGATACTGGCAGCCGTGAGCTAATCGACCTTCACGCAAAACTTTTCAAAAAACATGGAACCACCACCATCAGAAATTTTGACGCACTAAATGACGTTGAAAATTTAAAATATTCAGGCGAGAGGATCGCTCATCACGGACTAAAACACGAAGTTGTTGTTACGATGATGGATTTGCCTAGTGGCTGTGTGGGAGCTCATGATGTTAAATTTTATGAGAAAATTTTAAGAGAAATTTTAGATGCAAATATCCCTTATCACAGCGTTTGCTTTAAAGACGCAAGTGGTACAAGTAGCCCGCAAAAGGTCTATGAAACCATAAAAATGGCTAGAAAGCTACTTCCAGAAAAAACTCATATCAGACTTCATACACATGAAACTGCAGGCGTAAGTGTGGCTTGCTATCTTGCAGCGCTTGAAGCCGGCGTTGATGGCATAGATCTAGCCGCAAGCCCAGTAAGTGGTGGTACAAGTCAGCCAGATATCTTAACTATGCTTCATGCAGTAAAAGGCAAAAACTACGATCTTGGCGGACTTGACGTGGAGAAAATTTTAAAATACGAAAGCGTTTTGAATGATTGCTTAAAAGAGTATTTCTTACCACCTGAAGCCGTGCAAGTAAGCCCGCTCATACCATTTTCACCAATGCCAGGTGGCGCACTCACTGCAAATACCCAGATGATGAGAGATAATAATATCTTAGATAAATTCCCAGAGGTCATCCTTGCTATGCGCGAGGTGGTGCAAAAGGGTGGATACGGCACTTCAGTGACCCCTGTTAGCCAGTTTTACTTCCAACAAGCGTTTAATAATGTAATGTTTGGCAAGTGGAAAAAGATCGCTGAGGGATATGGCAAAATGGTGCTTGGCTACTTTGGCAAGACCCCAGTTACGCCTGATCAAGAGATCATCAAGCTTGCAAGCGAGCAACTAGGCTTAAAACCAACTACAAAACACGCAGTTGATATAGCAGATAAAGACGAGAGTAAGTCGCTTGCACACGTAAAAGAAATTTTAAAACAAAATAAGATCAAAGTCACCGAAGAAAATGTTTTTATAGCAGCAGCTTGTAAAGAAAAAGGCATCGCATTTTTAAAAGGCGAAGCAAAAGTAAATGTAAGAAAAGTAGATCCAAACGCTAAGGCAAACGAGGGCAGACAAACTCAAAGTGGCAGATATAGTGTCGTCGTAAATGGTAGCCGCTACAATGTCGAAGTAAGCGAGGGCTTTAACGATAGCATCCAAGTAAAATCGATCACCGAAGTTGAAGGCAAGAGCGTAAAAAATGCTAAAAGTGCAGCAGCAGGCGCAACAGCAAATGATATCGTTGCTAGCTTACCGGGTGCTGTGCATAAAATTTTAGTAAGTCCTGGCGATCAAGTCAAAAAAGGGCAAGCTGTAGTCGTGCTTGAAGCAATGAAGATGGAGATAGAGGTCAAAGCCCCAAAAGATGGTGTGATAGGCTCTATTGAAGTTAGCAAAGGTCAAAGTGTCGCGAACAATCAAGTGGTGGCTAAATTTAAATAAATTTGCCCATTTTAAAAAGAGAGTGTTAAGCGAAATTTGATTAACATTTTGATGACTTTTAGGTCAGAATTTATAAAAAATGAAAATTTTAAAAGGAAATAACATGATAAACAAACTAGACGAACTAGGTCTAAAAGAGATCAAAAAGATAAATCACAATCTAAGCTACGACGAGCTTTTTGAGCTTGAAAAGGCAAACAACGAAGGCAGGGTTTCAAGCAACGGCACATTTATGGTTGATATGGGAATTTTTACTGGAAGAAGCCCAAAAGATAAGTATTTCGTCAAGCAAGATCCAAGCCAAAAATACATCGCTTGGGGTAAGATAAATCAGCCTATCACAAAAGAGCTTTTTGATAAACTTCTTAAAAAAGCAAAAGAGCAACTAAGTGGTAAAGAAATTTTTATCCAAGATGCATTTTGCGGAGCCAGCAAAAAGAGTAAAAAATCAGTTCGTTTTGTCACAGAAGTAGCGTGGCAAGCACACTTTGTAAAAAATATGTTCATCCGTCCAAGCAAGGAAGAGCTAGCTAACTTTGAGCCTGATTTTGTAGTATATAACGCTTGTAAAACAAAAAATGAAGATTATAAGGCTGATGGGCTACATTCAGAGGTCTTTGTCATCTTTAACGTCGAAGAAAATGTTGCAGTAATAGGTGGTACATGGTACGGCGGTGAAATGAAAAAAGGCATTTTTTCTATGATGAACTATTGGCTGCCACTTGAGGGTAAGCTAAGCATGCACTGCTCTGCAAACGTAGGCGAGAAGGGCGATACAGCGCTATTTTTTGGCCTATCTGGCACTGGTAAAACGACACTTTCAACTGATCCAAAACGCAAACTAATAGGTGATGATGAGCACGGCTGGGACGATGATGGCGTATTTAACTTTGAGGGTGGCTGCTACGCAAAATGTATAAACCTCGATCCAAGTAGCGAACCAGAAATTTATGCAGCGATCAGGTGTGATGCGCTACTTGAAAACGTTGTAGCTGACGAAAATGGCGTAGTTGATTACAAAGACGGCTCAAAGACTGAAAATACGCGTGTAAGCTATCCGATCTATCACATCGACAATTACGAGCCAAGCTCAAGTGCCGGCCATCCAAAAAATATCATCTTTTTAAGTGCTGACGCTTTTGGCGTGCTTCCTCCAGTTGCAAAGCTCACAAAAGAGCAGGCGATGTATTATTTCCTAAGTGGTTATACAGCAAAAGTTGCTGGCACAGAGCGCGGTATAACTGAGCCAGTCGCTACTTTTAGCGCTTGCTTTGGCGAGCCATTTATGCCACTTCACCCAACTGTCTATGCAAAACTACTAGGCGAGAAGATCGATAAACACGGCGTTAATGTCTATCTTGTAAATACAGGCTGGAGCGGTGGTGCTTACGGCGTTGGTAAACGTATGAGCATAAAAGCAACTCGTGCTTGCATAAACGCGATCCTTGATGGCAGCATCACAAAATGCGAATTTGAAAATTTTGATAAATTTAACTTTGCTATACCAAAAGAGCTTGATGGTGTCGAGACAAAACTGCTAAATCCTATAAACACATGGACGCATCCAGCTGAGTATAACGCTTCACGTGATAAGCTCGCTAAAATGTTTGTTGAAAATTTCAAACGTTACGAAGATGTAAAAGAGGGCGTTGAATACGCTAAAGCTGGACCAAAAGCTTAATTTATATAGCCTTGCAAAGCTTCTTGCAAGGCTAGTCTTGTTAGTTGATATTTTTGATATGACTAAATTTAAAGTATCTATTTTCTAAATTCCAAGCTCAAGTATTACATTTGTAAATTTATTCTAGTAAGTAACAAAATATTGGGTATTGCCAAATATATGAGTTGCTAATAAAATTTTTCCTATTACACTTAGCTCCTAGTTTTTCTTTTTGTGCTTGAACCAGTTATCAAATATTGTTTATTGTGTTATTTTCTAAAAATTTTTATAGGTTTGAGGAGGAGATAGATCGCATAAATTTAGGGTAAAAAGAAAAAATAAGGGCAAAGTTGCCCTTATAGTTATAAATGTATATTATGAGTGAAAGTGAAATTCCTCTGGATGATCTAGTGCGTATCTAAATTTATCCATATCGACTTTTTTATCCCAGATAGATACGATCATGCAGCCAACAGCGTTACCGCAGAGATTACCAACAGCACGCATTTCTGACATAAATTTATCAACGCCAAGTAGTACAGCTACGGTGACGACTGGTATGCCAGTGCTTGGAAGTGCGCTTAGTGTTCCAGCAAGGACGACAAAGCCTGAACCTGTCACGCCAACAGCACCTTTGCTTGTGATCATTAGTACGATTAGTATACTTATTAGATGCTCAAAACTTAGCGGGATGTTAAATGCTTGAGCTAGGAAAATAACGCTTAAACTTAGATAGATGTTGGTGCAGTCAAGATTAAATGAGTAGCCAGTTGGAATGATAAGACCAACAGCGCCTCTATTTATACCAGCTGATTCTAGTTTTTGCATAAGTGGCGCGAGAGCTGTTTCGCTCGAGCTTGTCGCAAATACTACCAATACCTCTTTTGATATAAAACGCATAAATTTAAAGACATTGATTTTCGCAAAATAGCAGATAACGCCAAGCACCACAAAGATAAAAAAGCAGCTCGCAAGTGCCATAACAACCAAAAGCTCCATCATGCCAAGAA
Above is a genomic segment from Campylobacter concisus containing:
- a CDS encoding biotin/lipoyl-containing protein — encoded protein: MAKKFIDVMDTTFRDGFQSVYGARVLMNDFLPALEAAKEAGIEHFEFGGGARFQSLYFYLNEDAFAMMDKFRSIVGPKANLQTLSRGVNTVTLDTGSRELIDLHAKLFKKHGTTTIRNFDALNDVENLKYSGERIAHHGLKHEVVVTMMDLPSGCVGAHDVKFYEKILREILDANIPYHSVCFKDASGTSSPQKVYETIKMARKLLPEKTHIRLHTHETAGVSVACYLAALEAGVDGIDLAASPVSGGTSQPDILTMLHAVKGKNYDLGGLDVEKILKYESVLNDCLKEYFLPPEAVQVSPLIPFSPMPGGALTANTQMMRDNNILDKFPEVILAMREVVQKGGYGTSVTPVSQFYFQQAFNNVMFGKWKKIAEGYGKMVLGYFGKTPVTPDQEIIKLASEQLGLKPTTKHAVDIADKDESKSLAHVKEILKQNKIKVTEENVFIAAACKEKGIAFLKGEAKVNVRKVDPNAKANEGRQTQSGRYSVVVNGSRYNVEVSEGFNDSIQVKSITEVEGKSVKNAKSAAAGATANDIVASLPGAVHKILVSPGDQVKKGQAVVVLEAMKMEIEVKAPKDGVIGSIEVSKGQSVANNQVVAKFK
- a CDS encoding TRAP transporter large permease, encoding MAGLIMFIAALLMLGIGFPVAFTFGAVSMIFGMIGSIVESIGDGDGLLGSIEVFKDMFNFMPYRIFSIMESRIFIAVPLFVFMGVVLQKSKLAERLLESMGMLFGEIRGGIAISTILVGALLAASTGVVGASVVAMGVISLPVMLKYKYDQALGCGTICAAGTLGQIIPPSIVLIILGDIFSVPVGELFHQAIIPGLTLVAVYIIYILIVAYLKPDTAPVVKDESGVSKFKQIMRALIAIFPPLLLVICVLGSIFAGIATPTESSAFGCVGAIILAIFYRTFSFSMIKEALAESVKTTALVFAILVGATAFSMVFSYTGGDEIVEKFMTNLPGEKWGFIIFSMVVIFVLGFFIDFVEISYIVLPILVPIAAKLGINPIYLAILVAMNLQTSFLTPPFGFSLFFLRSVAPAEIKTTAIYKGVVPYIFIQLAVLVFFCVFLMELKPMLDASHGGLLNFLLSLFK
- the pckA gene encoding phosphoenolpyruvate carboxykinase (ATP) — protein: MNKLDELGLKEIKKINHNLSYDELFELEKANNEGRVSSNGTFMVDMGIFTGRSPKDKYFVKQDPSQKYIAWGKINQPITKELFDKLLKKAKEQLSGKEIFIQDAFCGASKKSKKSVRFVTEVAWQAHFVKNMFIRPSKEELANFEPDFVVYNACKTKNEDYKADGLHSEVFVIFNVEENVAVIGGTWYGGEMKKGIFSMMNYWLPLEGKLSMHCSANVGEKGDTALFFGLSGTGKTTLSTDPKRKLIGDDEHGWDDDGVFNFEGGCYAKCINLDPSSEPEIYAAIRCDALLENVVADENGVVDYKDGSKTENTRVSYPIYHIDNYEPSSSAGHPKNIIFLSADAFGVLPPVAKLTKEQAMYYFLSGYTAKVAGTERGITEPVATFSACFGEPFMPLHPTVYAKLLGEKIDKHGVNVYLVNTGWSGGAYGVGKRMSIKATRACINAILDGSITKCEFENFDKFNFAIPKELDGVETKLLNPINTWTHPAEYNASRDKLAKMFVENFKRYEDVKEGVEYAKAGPKA
- a CDS encoding sodium-dependent transporter; the protein is MINEKFSKIGFVLAMAGSAVGLGNAWKFPTMVGNNGGSAFIVLYLLLTFAIAFVAFLAELSIGKLGESDVVSSIYKLAPKHKKIWSFSGFFMIGAILIASFYMVVIGWILKYIYLSFSPLLADTKEAATQFNTLLANDLTSAVLCFSLVFLMVFFAVSKGVKSGIEKLNIWMMPSLFILLVCILFYAISMGDGFVKAAKFLFVPNFSAITPDVILQALGLAFFSLSMGVGVIPTYAANLPEQTNLIKSTLSIIFINILIGIMMGLVVFTFIFAYGADSTASGPGLIFISLVTLFAKLGIVGNVMAIAFFVSLLFAGVTSAVSMIEPFAYYLVRKFEISRKKALIYIGIFVYILGLFCIFSYYAQTANIFSIFGKPVFDALDFLTSNIMMPIGAIIFSFFVGYKLKKESLYLLFGEFMGKVFFEIWYFTLRYIVPIAICAIMIYQIAGK
- a CDS encoding TRAP transporter small permease subunit, with the translated sequence MQKVEKFFDKVGDIVGYICMFIMALMIIDVFFNVVARYFFSYGNVAFQELEWHFFAVIFLLGMSYALKEDAHVRVDIFYAKFSPKNKALVNMIGTVIFVIPFALLVSNLSFEFVSDAYTSAEASADPGGLTHRWIIKALIPFSFYLLVFFAIGFFIRNFNLYKKAKKGE
- a CDS encoding sodium-dependent transporter, whose amino-acid sequence is MMDRFSKVGFVLSIIGAAIGLGNAWKFPYMVGSNGGSAFILIYLFFAFVVGLSIFFAEMAMGKISRLDTVGAFKSLATKGANSWKFAGVVMVTGLFIASFYTLIIGWVLKYVILSLGELPKDMASSEALFVNFTSKGIEEQILYFSIAFFAYFFILTKGIKSGIERINVYLIPALFILLLLMLGYSFGMNGFDEAAKFLLVPDFSKIDQGAILNALGLAFFTMCIGIGCILTYSSSLGNDTNLFTSSLYVVFANIIISVIIGLIVFTFTYEFGSEPSKGAGLAFISLPTLFAKLGLLGNFLAFAFFTSLFFAGITSVISLVEPFIFFLNKSLGFSRNRSIIIVGAVVYLLGILCALSGIGDFKEALTFFGKSFFDLLDYLSSNIMLPLGGIIFAIFVGYFMKFELLKELFLPYMGEIVFKIWYFLIRFVAPVLVFVVLVREIA
- a CDS encoding sodium-dependent transporter; protein product: MAKEQFSKIGYVLAVAGSAVGLGNAWKFPYMVGENGGSAFVILYLLITFLVGIPIFMAELSIGKLSESDSVNAFRKLANKNKNLWQLVGILAMVTAAIISSYYIVIIGWVFKYFTLSFTGLPNDIESSKVIFNELLTHGLGEQMLYFVIAFVACFFILSKGVKSGIEKLNVWMMPSLFIMVLIMLIFSMTMNGFTKSAEFLLVPDFSKISFNSLLLALGLAFWTLSLGMAAIITYSASLSDDTNLATSTLSIVFINIVLAIMMGLVIFTFIFEFGAEPSQGPGLVFISLPTLFAKLGVIGQILAVAFFAALIFAGITSAISIVEPFVFFLIREYGISRIKALSIVGAGVFVLGFLCLLSNIENVGDKFMLFGKNFFDFLDFTASNVLLPISGIGGAIFVGYFMKREALYVLFSPYMSDFVFSAWYFLLRYVAPVCVFIIMINKLFF